The Halostagnicola larsenii XH-48 region CCGTTTCCGGATCGCTGGGCGAGTTTGACGACGAAGTCGTCGAGGTCCGTTCGGCCGTGCTCGACGTTCGTGATGAGCTGTTCGTACTTCGAGTGGTAGACGAACACCGGCGTGTCGTAGCCGTCGACGGAGATGTCCTCGACGTTGCGGTCGTGTTTGATGCCGTCGATTCGCTCGTAGCCGACGAAATCCCGGCACAATCGGTAGCGCAGCTTTTCGACCTGGTACTCGCTGATCGTCGCCCGGTCGTCGGCGAGGATAGCCCCCTCCGGGCGCGCCTCGATCCCCTCGAGCGCTCGTCGGGCGTCGGATTCGTCCGGATCTTCGTCGCAAAATAACGACGAAACCCGCTCGAGAAGCCCGCGATCGCTTCGGTTTCGGGGCGTCTCGAGCAGGTCGTACCGCTCGAGCAGCCGTCCGATTTCCGCTTCGATGACCGCGCGTCGGTCCGCCCGGTCTGCGTCCGCCGCGACGTTCTCGTCGGCGTACTTGATCGTCCGCTTGAGTTTGGCCGCGAGAAAGTCTCGAACGTCAGCCTCGAGGTCGTTCAGCGTCGGTTCGACGAGGTAGTACTTGCGCTCGTTTTCGGCCGGCGCGTGGAAGATGCTGACGAACGCGTAGGGTTCGTTCACCCAGTAGCGATCGAGTTCTCGAAACCGGGATTTCTTCTCGAGCGGGACCGCCTTCTCGAGGTCGTACCGGTTCGTCACCGTGGGCGTCCCGTCGGCGGTCGAGAAGAACTCGTCCTCGTCGATGGTCTCTCGGATGTCGACCGTGCGTTCGTCGACGATATCGGCGAGCGCCGATCCAATTTCCGTCGCGGTTACGAGCGAGTCTTCGAGGCGCGTTCGGCCGGCCGAAGCGCCGGAACTGGCCCTACCCTCGCCGTGATTTTCCGATTTCCCAGCGAGCGGATCGGTCACCTCCCTCGGCGTGTCGTTCCGCGGGTCCGACCGGCTCGAGGCGTCGATGGTCATAGACGGGGTTCGCTTCCTTCTGCCTCAAAAACCCATTCGCCTCGAGTCGGCTGCCGTTCGATTCCGCTCTCGGGTCACGCGCGGGGCTTTCGGCTGTCGAAGTTGATTTGGGGTTCTCGAGTGCACATTATTCCCGTCCAGAAATGTCATTTATATGATACTAAGGGACATTGGGTCGAATGGAAGCCAAAACTCCACGGAAGGGGACGTTTGTATTTGAAATGCCCCGGGTGGTGGACACCCGAGACGTGGCTTCCAACCCCATGAAGGATCGGTTGCCATGATTGGATATCTTCTCCGCGGGCTTAAACATCCCGTCCGACAGACGAATCGAAGTCGAGTACAGCTAGCCACCGCTCACGCACCGCCAGTCGTGGCGAACGTGCTCGGAGGTGGATACGAGCAATGACCGCGCCGACGGACAGTCTGGTCGTGGACATCGTTCGAACGCTCGAGAAGGAGGGGGTTCCTCGAGACGCCTACCAGCTCGGTAGGGAGTTCGATCCCGAGGCGCTCGCCCGGCTGCTCGACACAGGTGGTGACGCGGTCGAAGTCTGTCACGAGATTCATGGCGTGGCGCTTCTCGTGACGAAGCAGGGCATTTGGGTGGCTGAGGAGGACCGGTCTGCCCGTCCTGAGTGTCCCCAGTGTGGAGCGGTGGTTACTGCGGTCGTCCAACTCGTTCCAGAATATTATAACGCGTACCCCTGTGGCTGTTGGGTTAGGGGTGATCTGCTCGAGTAATTGAGGGCTCGAGCAGTTCGAAGAGGTGACGACTCCGATAGGTCCAGATCGCTATTTTCAGTCTTTCCGAAGGTTCACTACCTGCATTCTGGATTCGAGAGCAGCCGTCTGAAAATCGGCATCTGCAACGACGAGTACATCGCCGGTTGAGCGAGCGGTCGCCGCGATCATGAGATCGCGAACAGCCATTCGTTCGCCATCGGTGAGCAGTTCGTCTTGCAATCGAGCCGCTTCGAGCGCGATATCTTCGTTGAACTCGAGCGAATGGACGCCACCGAAGTGCTGGCGCTCTCCGCTCACATCTGTTTCGCCGCTGCCAAGCGTTCCGGCGAGAACTTCGTAGACACAGATCGCTGAGGTAAGGTACGGGTCGTCCTGTGATTCGACGAACTCGACAGTATCCTCGACTCCCTCGAGCATATCGATGATAACCGATGAATCAAGAAACGTCATCGATCGAAGCTCTCTCGAGAGCGATCGATAGCGTCGCGAGCGCGATCAGCGGTGTCCGCGTCCCACGCACCGACAGTGATCGGCTTTTCGTCGTTTACGAGTCGCTCTAGCAGCTCGTCGAAACTCTCGTCGTCGCGCTTGAGGCGATCGAGTTTTGCTTTCGTCTCGTTTGAGACGCGGATTGATGTACTCATATGTATGCATTGTGTATGCATGAGCTAAGAACTTTCGCTGCGACGGCTGATAGTCAAACTGTGTGAATCTTCTATGAGGGACAGTCATCACCCTAACAGGGGCGAATTTGGCGCTTCAATCCCATACCTTCCGGTGTAGAACCCTGACCACGGCGAGAAAATTCGGATGGACTCGCCGGGCGGGCAATTGGGAAACGCGGTCATGGGCAACCGCAGTACAGCGGAGGGGTCAGAGCATGACCCGATACTGTCCACACTGTGGTGGTCGGATGCGAACCAAAACGTCGATGGGCGGCATCCCTCGAACAGTTTGTGAAAACGGCCCACATCCCGCTGTGGAGGTGGATCAGCAGCAATGAGCGCGTTCGAACAACCTGTTGATGTCGAGCCGCTTGACTTTCTCGAGCAGCGCGACGGCGAGACAGCGTCTTGGGAACGTGCTCGTCCCTCTGACGCCCTGATAGAGCCGTTCGGTCGGTTCGGTTACAGAGTAACATTACGAGACGGCGAAGAAGTCCACTACTGCGCTCTCGGGCTCGAAGACGGCGAGTACATCGGACGGTGTGACTGCAAGGGCTGGAAGTACCACGACGGTCCCTGCGCCCATCTCTGCGCTCTACGAAAGGCCGCCTTCATCGGATCGATCGACCTCAAGACAACTGACGGCAGTCCGGACGACGAACTCGAGATGCACCAGGCGACCGGCGAGATTCACGAAGGAGAACGACACGATGCATCGATAGAACAGACACAAGAGCGGGGGCTACTCCCATGATTCGCACACACACCCGCTCACGAGAGGCCTTCGTAGGTCACCACACCCCCCTTGCATCCGAACTGCATTTCCCGACGCCGTCTGCGTATTCACGACTTATGCAAATCGAGGTGGCTCGATGAGCCGAATGGATCACGACCCGACGAGTCGAACTTCATTCGGGTGCCCATCGGATATTCTCGAAAAGCTCGATGAGATCGCCGACCGCGAGGATGTGAGCCGAAGTAAGAAGCTTCGCGAACTGGTTCGACGCGAGGTCGAAGCAAAAGGGGATCTTGAAGGACCAACACCAGTCCTTCCCGACAACGAGAGACTGTCGAAGGCCTACCGAACCCTTCACGATCGAGCCCATGCACCGTACAAAAACAACCCTCGAGTAAAACTCGAGACTGCGAAGAACAAACTCTATAGCAACGAGACGCCC contains the following coding sequences:
- a CDS encoding PIN domain-containing protein; translated protein: MTFLDSSVIIDMLEGVEDTVEFVESQDDPYLTSAICVYEVLAGTLGSGETDVSGERQHFGGVHSLEFNEDIALEAARLQDELLTDGERMAVRDLMIAATARSTGDVLVVADADFQTAALESRMQVVNLRKD
- a CDS encoding DUF7557 family protein; this translates as MSTSIRVSNETKAKLDRLKRDDESFDELLERLVNDEKPITVGAWDADTADRARDAIDRSRESFDR
- a CDS encoding SWIM zinc finger family protein, whose product is MSAFEQPVDVEPLDFLEQRDGETASWERARPSDALIEPFGRFGYRVTLRDGEEVHYCALGLEDGEYIGRCDCKGWKYHDGPCAHLCALRKAAFIGSIDLKTTDGSPDDELEMHQATGEIHEGERHDASIEQTQERGLLP
- a CDS encoding ribbon-helix-helix domain-containing protein — translated: MDHDPTSRTSFGCPSDILEKLDEIADREDVSRSKKLRELVRREVEAKGDLEGPTPVLPDNERLSKAYRTLHDRAHAPYKNNPRVKLETAKNKLYSNETPKSAVLDEIIKPLENLGYLSVWPGNQHVWVIVPPMQYTDGEDIVESAEKATA